Proteins from one Mycteria americana isolate JAX WOST 10 ecotype Jacksonville Zoo and Gardens chromosome 1, USCA_MyAme_1.0, whole genome shotgun sequence genomic window:
- the MED17 gene encoding mediator of RNA polymerase II transcription subunit 17 isoform X2, producing MAGVPAVRISIESACEKQVQEVGLDGSETYLQPLSMSQNLARLAQRIDFSQGSGSEEDEPGSAGRAWAEPGEAEDEEGLVKFQPSLWPWDSVRNNLRSALTEMCVLYDVLSIVKDKKFMTLDPVVQDPLPPKQNPQFLQLISKKKSLAGAAQILLKGAERLSKSVAENQENKRQRDFNSELLRLRQHWKLRKVGDKILGDLSYRSAGSLFLHHGTFEVIKNTDIDLDKKIPEDYCPLDVQIPSDLEGSAYIKVSIQKQAPDIGDLGTVNLFKRPMPKSKPGSPHWQTKLETAQNVLLCKEIFAQLSREAVQIKSQIPHIVVKNQIISQPFPGLQLSISLCHSSNDKKSQKSASEKHNPEDHLYVLEHNLHQLIRECHKQTLSSTVMPHPASAPFGHKRMRLAGPQAFDKNDISSLQSNEGLLEKIIKQAKHIFLRRRTARTIDSLASRIEDPQIQAHWSNINDVYESSVKVLITSQGYEQICKSIQLQLNIGVEQIRVVHRDGRVITLSHQEQELQDFLLSQMSQHQVHAVQQLAKVMGWHVLSFSNHVGLGPVESIGNASAITVASPNGDYAISGSCAKVIRSVWMNRELMAKLMT from the exons ATGGCGGGCGTGCCGGCGGTGCGCATCAGCATCGAGTCGGCGTGCGAGAAGCAGGTGCAGGAGGTGGGGCTGGATGGCAGCGAGACCTACCTGCAGCCGCTCTCCATGTCCCAGAACCTGGCGCGCCTGGCGCAGCGCATCGACTTCAGCCAGGGCTCCGGCTCCGAGGAGGACGAGCCGGGTTCGGCGGGCCGCGCCTGGGCCGAGCCGGGCGAGGCGGAGGATGAAGAAG ggtTGGTGAAGTTTCAGCCATCCCTCTGGCCTTGGGATTCAGTGAGGAACAACTTAAGAAGCGCCTTGACTGAGATGTGTGTGTTGTATGATGTACTTAGTATTGTCAAGGATAAAAAGTTCATGACTCTAGATCCAGTTGTGCAGGATCCCCTTCCTCCAAAACAG AATCCTCAGTTTCTACAGTTGATTTCAAAAAAGAAGTCATTAGCTGGAGCAGCTCAAATCCTGTTGAAAGGTGCAGAAAGATTATCCAAATCAGttgcagaaaaccaggaaaataagcGACAAAGAGACTTCAACTCTGAACTGCTAAGACTGAGACAACATTGGAAGCTGAGAAAAGTGGGAGACAAAATTCTTGGCGATCTGAGCTACAGAAGTGCAG GCTCCCTTTTTCTTCATCATGGCACGTTTGAGGTGATAAAGAACACTGACATCGACTTGGATAAAAAGATACCTGAGGATTACTGTCCTTTGGATGTTCAAATTCCAAGTGATTTAGAAGGATCAGCCTATATAAAG GTTTCTATTCAGAAACAAGCTCCAGACATTGGTGACCTTGGGACAGTGAATCTTTTTAAAAGACCCATGCCAAAATCAAAACCAG gTTCTCCACACTGGCAGACAAAGTTGGAGACAGCACAGAATGTTCTTCTATGTAAAGAAATTTTTGCTCAGCTGTCACGAGAAGCTGTTCAAATTAAATCACAGATTCCTCACATTGTTGTGAAAAATCAGATAATCTCCCAGCCTTTCCCAG GTTTGCAGTTGTCTATTTCTCTGTGTCACTCTTCCAATGACAAAAAATCACAGAAGTCCGCTTCTGAAAAACACAATCCAGAGGATCATCTCTATGTTCTGGAACATAATTTGCATCAACTTATCAGAGAG TGTCACAAGCAAACCCTGAGCTCAACAGTGATGCCACATCCAGCTAGTGCACCTTTTGGTCATAAGAGAATGAGACTTGCAGGACCCCAGGCTTTTGATAAAAATGATATCAGTTCTTTACAGTCAAATGAAGGACTTCtggaaaagataataaagcagGCAAAACATATCTTTTTGAGACGCAG AACTGCTCGAACCATTGACAGTCTGGCTAGTCGTATTGAGGATCCTCAGATTCAGGCCCACTGGTCCAATATAAATGACGTTTACGAATCCAGTGTTAAAGTTCTAATAACTTCTCAAGGATACGAACAGATATGCAA ATCTATTCAACTACAGCTGAACATCGGAGTTGAACAGATCAGAGTTGTGCATAGAGATGGAAGAGTTATTACATTGTCCCATCAAGAGCAAGAACTGCAGGATTTCCTTTTATCTCAG ATGTCACAGCACCAAGTACATGCAGTTCAGCAGCTTGCGAAAGTTATGGGATGGCATGTGCTGAGTTTCAGTAATCATGTTGGTCTGGGGCCGGTGGAGAGTATTGGCAATGCATCAGCAATAACTGTAGCATCACCAAATGGAGACTATGCCATTTCAG GAAGTTGTGCAAAGGTGATAAGATCTGTGTGGATGAACAGGGAGCTCATGGCTAAACTCATGACATAA
- the VSTM5 gene encoding V-set and transmembrane domain-containing protein 5 — protein MRPLQGCRGRGVVVGTVTLCLAAGWALQTPGGVSLVVPQPNINATVAQNILLSVEYSCRGIATIEWKHVSSWGTTKIVEWKSGNYVNISTVYKDRVTTFENGSIQLLNVGMRDAGYYFITVTEEYGTNTYGTIIVNVYEVIYEDLHFVAVLFAFLAAVSAILICFMWLCNKSLHLFQKMTTHKLTASTTEEIELETIEC, from the exons ATGAGACCGCTCCAGGGCTGCCGGGGACGGGGCGTCGTCGTGGGGACCGTCACCCTCTGCCTGGCCGCCGGGTGGGCTCTGCAGA CTCCTGGAGGAGTATCGTTAGTTGTCCCACAACCCAACATCAACGCAACAGTGGCACAAAACATCCTCCTCTCAGTTGAATACTCTTGCAGAGGCATTGCCACCATTGAGTGGAAGCATGTGTCAAGCTGGGGCACCACCAAAATTGTTGAGTGGAAAAGTGGAAATTACGTCAACATATCCACGGTCTACAAGGACAGAGTGACTACTTTTGAAAATGGCTCTATACAGCTTCTGAACGTGGGCATGAGAGATGCTGGCTACTATTTTATCACTGTAACAGAAGAGTACGGAACCAACACCTACGGCACCATCATAGTCAATGTTTACG AGGTTATCTATGAAGATCTGCATTTTGTAGCGGTTCTCTTTGCGTTTCTCGCTGCAGTATCTGCCATTTTGATCTGCTTCATGTGGCTGTGTAATAAATCTCTGCATCTATTCCAGAAGATGACGACGCACAAACTAACAG CAAGTACAACTGAAGAGATTGAATTGGAAACCATTGAGTGCTAG
- the MED17 gene encoding mediator of RNA polymerase II transcription subunit 17 isoform X1, with translation MAGVPAVRISIESACEKQVQEVGLDGSETYLQPLSMSQNLARLAQRIDFSQGSGSEEDEPGSAGRAWAEPGEAEDEEGLVKFQPSLWPWDSVRNNLRSALTEMCVLYDVLSIVKDKKFMTLDPVVQDPLPPKQNPQFLQLISKKKSLAGAAQILLKGAERLSKSVAENQENKRQRDFNSELLRLRQHWKLRKVGDKILGDLSYRSAGSLFLHHGTFEVIKNTDIDLDKKIPEDYCPLDVQIPSDLEGSAYIKVSIQKQAPDIGDLGTVNLFKRPMPKSKPGSPHWQTKLETAQNVLLCKEIFAQLSREAVQIKSQIPHIVVKNQIISQPFPGLQLSISLCHSSNDKKSQKSASEKHNPEDHLYVLEHNLHQLIRECHKQTLSSTVMPHPASAPFGHKRMRLAGPQAFDKNDISSLQSNEGLLEKIIKQAKHIFLRRRTARTIDSLASRIEDPQIQAHWSNINDVYESSVKVLITSQGYEQICKSIQLQLNIGVEQIRVVHRDGRVITLSHQEQELQDFLLSQMSQHQVHAVQQLAKVMGWHVLSFSNHVGLGPVESIGNASAITVASPNGDYAISVRNGPESGSKVMVQFPRSQCKDLPKGDVLQDNKWNHLRGPFKEVQWNKMEGRNFVYKMELLMAALTPC, from the exons ATGGCGGGCGTGCCGGCGGTGCGCATCAGCATCGAGTCGGCGTGCGAGAAGCAGGTGCAGGAGGTGGGGCTGGATGGCAGCGAGACCTACCTGCAGCCGCTCTCCATGTCCCAGAACCTGGCGCGCCTGGCGCAGCGCATCGACTTCAGCCAGGGCTCCGGCTCCGAGGAGGACGAGCCGGGTTCGGCGGGCCGCGCCTGGGCCGAGCCGGGCGAGGCGGAGGATGAAGAAG ggtTGGTGAAGTTTCAGCCATCCCTCTGGCCTTGGGATTCAGTGAGGAACAACTTAAGAAGCGCCTTGACTGAGATGTGTGTGTTGTATGATGTACTTAGTATTGTCAAGGATAAAAAGTTCATGACTCTAGATCCAGTTGTGCAGGATCCCCTTCCTCCAAAACAG AATCCTCAGTTTCTACAGTTGATTTCAAAAAAGAAGTCATTAGCTGGAGCAGCTCAAATCCTGTTGAAAGGTGCAGAAAGATTATCCAAATCAGttgcagaaaaccaggaaaataagcGACAAAGAGACTTCAACTCTGAACTGCTAAGACTGAGACAACATTGGAAGCTGAGAAAAGTGGGAGACAAAATTCTTGGCGATCTGAGCTACAGAAGTGCAG GCTCCCTTTTTCTTCATCATGGCACGTTTGAGGTGATAAAGAACACTGACATCGACTTGGATAAAAAGATACCTGAGGATTACTGTCCTTTGGATGTTCAAATTCCAAGTGATTTAGAAGGATCAGCCTATATAAAG GTTTCTATTCAGAAACAAGCTCCAGACATTGGTGACCTTGGGACAGTGAATCTTTTTAAAAGACCCATGCCAAAATCAAAACCAG gTTCTCCACACTGGCAGACAAAGTTGGAGACAGCACAGAATGTTCTTCTATGTAAAGAAATTTTTGCTCAGCTGTCACGAGAAGCTGTTCAAATTAAATCACAGATTCCTCACATTGTTGTGAAAAATCAGATAATCTCCCAGCCTTTCCCAG GTTTGCAGTTGTCTATTTCTCTGTGTCACTCTTCCAATGACAAAAAATCACAGAAGTCCGCTTCTGAAAAACACAATCCAGAGGATCATCTCTATGTTCTGGAACATAATTTGCATCAACTTATCAGAGAG TGTCACAAGCAAACCCTGAGCTCAACAGTGATGCCACATCCAGCTAGTGCACCTTTTGGTCATAAGAGAATGAGACTTGCAGGACCCCAGGCTTTTGATAAAAATGATATCAGTTCTTTACAGTCAAATGAAGGACTTCtggaaaagataataaagcagGCAAAACATATCTTTTTGAGACGCAG AACTGCTCGAACCATTGACAGTCTGGCTAGTCGTATTGAGGATCCTCAGATTCAGGCCCACTGGTCCAATATAAATGACGTTTACGAATCCAGTGTTAAAGTTCTAATAACTTCTCAAGGATACGAACAGATATGCAA ATCTATTCAACTACAGCTGAACATCGGAGTTGAACAGATCAGAGTTGTGCATAGAGATGGAAGAGTTATTACATTGTCCCATCAAGAGCAAGAACTGCAGGATTTCCTTTTATCTCAG ATGTCACAGCACCAAGTACATGCAGTTCAGCAGCTTGCGAAAGTTATGGGATGGCATGTGCTGAGTTTCAGTAATCATGTTGGTCTGGGGCCGGTGGAGAGTATTGGCAATGCATCAGCAATAACTGTAGCATCACCAAATGGAGACTATGCCATTTCAG TACGTAATGGTCCGGAAAGTGGCAGCAAAGTTATGGTTCAATTTCCACGGAGTCAGTGCAAGGATCTCCCCAAAGGCGATGTACTGCAAGACAACAAGTGGAATCATCTTCGAGGGCCGTTCAAGGAAGTGCAGTGGAATAAAATGGAAGGGCGTAACTTTGTGTATAAAATGGAACTCCTCATGGCCGCCCTAACTCCGTGCTAA